A genomic region of Candidatus Zixiibacteriota bacterium contains the following coding sequences:
- a CDS encoding FAD-dependent oxidoreductase, with translation MDDKIGVFICTGYGIAEALDIDALSKVATEEFSVPYCKMISSCEPHDLESVREDIKREGLTKAVIAGVSPRHYEGDAFAKGVIVEKFALREHVVWCQPPNEEDTQMLAEDYLRMYITKVQKMALLEPFQAEETIDKSILVVGGGITGMTSALEAARAGYEVRLVERTDRLGGWLGKQHKSVPTKPPFRDLEDTGIEALVAEIEGNPLIKTYMSASTNAITGAPGLFDVTLKSADNGGSEGAVLDSFRVGSIIQATGWRASDPRENLSYGKVDDVIRNVDLEEMIKTQGRITRPSDGKEVKSIAFIQCGGSRVKEHHSHCSSICCLTSLKQAIYLRESDENAKAYIFYEFIRTPGQYEDFYRRVQEDPGVFLTKGDVADVTRGEDGKLVVTARNTMPGENIQVNVDLVVLAAGMVPNSADGEAIRAFEDAKLTAAKGESDIQRAAAAEKVEELKHHEGTEILNLVYRQGPDLPVLEYGFPDSHFICFPYESRRTGVYAAGCVRQPMDGLGSRDDATGAALKAIQCVEITSRGESVHPRACDKSLPDFFLQRCTQCKRCTEECPFGVLDEDEKGTPQLWATRCRRCGTCMGACPERIVSFKDFSVDMVASMIKAVNVPEEFDEKPRILALLCENDAFPAMDLVGQHRLQFNPYVRIIPVRCLGSVNSVWVTEAISAGYDGVVMIGCKYGDDYQCHFIKGSELADYRGENIREKLTQMAMENERVELHQLQISEYEELPEIFAKFQEEVIEKFGPNPFKGM, from the coding sequence ATGGATGACAAAATCGGCGTTTTCATCTGCACTGGATACGGAATTGCTGAGGCCCTTGATATTGATGCCCTGAGCAAAGTAGCCACCGAAGAATTCAGCGTGCCGTATTGCAAAATGATAAGCTCGTGCGAACCGCATGATCTTGAATCCGTCCGTGAAGACATAAAGAGGGAAGGCCTTACTAAGGCCGTGATTGCCGGAGTTTCTCCCCGTCACTATGAGGGTGACGCTTTTGCCAAGGGTGTGATTGTGGAGAAATTCGCACTACGTGAGCATGTGGTGTGGTGTCAGCCACCTAATGAGGAAGACACCCAGATGTTGGCCGAGGATTATCTCCGCATGTACATCACCAAGGTTCAGAAGATGGCCCTGTTGGAACCATTTCAGGCGGAGGAAACAATCGACAAGAGCATCCTGGTTGTTGGAGGCGGAATAACCGGAATGACCTCGGCACTGGAGGCTGCCCGAGCCGGGTACGAGGTCCGCCTCGTAGAGAGAACCGACAGACTGGGAGGATGGCTGGGCAAACAGCACAAATCGGTCCCAACCAAACCACCTTTCCGCGATCTTGAAGATACCGGTATCGAAGCGCTTGTCGCCGAGATCGAAGGGAATCCACTCATCAAGACATATATGTCGGCCAGTACGAATGCGATAACAGGTGCGCCGGGGCTGTTTGATGTCACGCTGAAATCAGCTGACAACGGCGGTTCTGAAGGTGCGGTTCTCGATAGCTTCCGGGTTGGTTCTATCATTCAGGCCACTGGTTGGAGGGCATCCGATCCCCGTGAGAACCTGTCCTATGGCAAGGTCGACGATGTCATCCGGAATGTGGATTTGGAGGAGATGATCAAGACCCAGGGGCGTATTACTCGTCCCTCGGACGGCAAGGAAGTGAAGAGCATTGCCTTTATCCAATGCGGTGGTTCTCGTGTCAAAGAGCATCACTCCCATTGTTCATCGATCTGTTGCCTTACTTCGCTCAAACAAGCCATATACCTGCGGGAAAGCGATGAGAACGCCAAAGCGTACATTTTCTACGAGTTCATTCGCACTCCCGGGCAGTATGAAGATTTCTACCGCAGAGTACAGGAGGACCCCGGGGTTTTTCTGACCAAGGGAGATGTCGCTGATGTAACTCGCGGTGAAGACGGTAAACTCGTTGTAACAGCCAGGAATACCATGCCCGGTGAGAACATCCAGGTAAATGTTGATCTGGTAGTCCTGGCCGCCGGAATGGTACCCAATTCTGCGGACGGTGAGGCTATTCGAGCGTTTGAGGATGCGAAACTTACCGCAGCCAAGGGAGAATCCGATATCCAGCGGGCGGCCGCAGCCGAAAAGGTTGAGGAACTCAAGCATCACGAAGGTACCGAAATACTCAACCTCGTATATCGCCAGGGACCTGATTTACCGGTCCTTGAATACGGTTTTCCTGATTCGCATTTCATCTGCTTTCCTTATGAGTCTCGACGTACCGGCGTCTACGCCGCCGGATGCGTCCGACAACCTATGGACGGTCTTGGCAGTCGGGATGACGCCACCGGTGCAGCGCTGAAGGCAATTCAGTGTGTTGAGATAACCTCCCGCGGTGAGTCAGTCCATCCACGCGCATGCGATAAATCCTTGCCGGACTTCTTCCTGCAAAGATGTACTCAATGCAAGCGTTGTACCGAAGAGTGTCCTTTCGGCGTTCTCGACGAAGACGAAAAGGGTACACCACAATTATGGGCAACCAGATGTCGTCGGTGCGGGACCTGTATGGGTGCCTGCCCGGAGCGGATTGTTTCATTTAAGGACTTCTCTGTCGATATGGTCGCTTCCATGATCAAGGCCGTCAATGTACCCGAGGAATTCGATGAAAAGCCGAGGATACTTGCGCTCCTTTGTGAGAATGACGCCTTCCCGGCCATGGACCTGGTGGGGCAACACCGCCTGCAATTCAACCCGTATGTACGAATCATACCGGTGCGATGTCTCGGCTCTGTTAACTCGGTGTGGGTCACAGAGGCTATATCGGCCGGGTATGACGGTGTGGTTATGATTGGCTGCAAGTACGGTGATGATTATCAATGTCATTTCATCAAGGGTAGTGAATTGGCCGACTATCGGGGTGAGAATATTAGAGAGAAGCTGACCCAAATGGCCATGGAGAATGAACGAGTGGAACTCCATCAACTACAAATCTCCGAGTACGAAGAACTCCCTGAGATTTTCGCAAAGTTCCAGGAGGAAGTAATCGAGAAGTTTGGCCCGAATCCGTTTAAGGGAATGTAA
- a CDS encoding FAD-dependent oxidoreductase, whose protein sequence is MNADASPILVVGGGIAGMTAALEAAEVGYRVILVEKEAYLGGRIVRMYRYFPKMCPPTCGYEVNIRRIRQNPRITVHTLATVEEITGEVGDFRAIIKVKPRFVTGKVALDDSMVDQLSSERLNSFNYGMDKTKALYSPHDMAYPSTYVLDREALSEEDAAKLTDTFPDGAIDLDMIEKKIKVDVGAVIVATGWHPYDATKLDNLGFGQCRNVITNVMMERLASRNGPTEGKILRPSDGKPAENVAFVQCAGSRDEDHLPYCSAVCCMASLKQARYLREKNENAKATIFYIDVRTIGREEKFYYDLLEDDNVSFVKGKVAKISEDAGSKDLLLDVQDTMSRDNLHEKYDMVVLATGMVPNGVDFKVPFELKFDEYGFFDDSAKMEGIYATGCSRQPCDVSRTTKGSTAAALRAIQCLNGGE, encoded by the coding sequence ATGAATGCTGATGCAAGTCCTATTCTTGTAGTTGGAGGGGGCATAGCAGGAATGACTGCGGCCCTGGAAGCAGCTGAGGTTGGCTATCGCGTTATCCTGGTGGAAAAAGAGGCCTATCTGGGTGGGCGCATTGTGCGCATGTATCGATATTTCCCTAAGATGTGCCCCCCCACATGTGGGTATGAAGTCAACATTCGCAGGATCAGACAGAACCCCAGGATAACGGTTCACACGCTCGCTACAGTAGAAGAGATTACCGGCGAGGTGGGTGACTTCAGAGCCATCATCAAAGTCAAGCCAAGATTTGTGACAGGGAAAGTTGCTCTGGACGATTCTATGGTTGACCAGTTGTCATCCGAACGATTGAATTCATTCAACTACGGGATGGATAAGACCAAAGCGCTCTACTCGCCCCATGATATGGCCTATCCATCAACCTATGTTCTTGATCGCGAGGCGCTGTCTGAAGAGGATGCGGCTAAACTCACTGACACATTTCCGGACGGTGCGATTGATCTCGACATGATAGAAAAGAAGATAAAGGTAGACGTTGGGGCCGTTATCGTAGCAACCGGCTGGCATCCTTATGATGCAACCAAGCTCGACAACTTGGGGTTCGGACAATGTCGGAATGTGATTACCAACGTCATGATGGAGAGGCTAGCCTCCCGTAATGGTCCCACCGAAGGCAAGATTCTCAGGCCATCGGATGGCAAGCCGGCCGAGAATGTGGCCTTCGTGCAGTGCGCGGGTTCGAGGGATGAAGACCATCTCCCATATTGTTCGGCGGTCTGCTGCATGGCTTCATTGAAACAGGCCAGATATCTCCGGGAGAAGAACGAAAACGCAAAAGCCACTATTTTCTACATTGACGTCCGTACAATCGGTCGCGAAGAGAAGTTCTACTACGATCTCCTGGAAGATGATAATGTGTCCTTTGTGAAGGGCAAGGTCGCCAAGATCAGTGAAGACGCCGGCAGCAAGGACTTGCTACTTGATGTCCAGGATACTATGTCGCGTGACAATCTGCACGAGAAGTACGATATGGTAGTTCTGGCGACTGGTATGGTGCCTAACGGTGTCGATTTCAAAGTACCGTTCGAATTGAAGTTTGATGAGTATGGTTTTTTTGACGACTCGGCCAAGATGGAAGGCATTTATGCCACCGGTTGTAGTCGGCAACCGTGTGATGTCTCCCGAACGACAAAAGGTTCCACGGCGGCCGCACTGAGAGCGATACAGTGCCTCAACGGAGGGGAATGA
- a CDS encoding TetR/AcrR family transcriptional regulator: MNSQGGSRKDLILKQATQLFAEQGYDKTTVRHIATACDITEPALYRHFASKDDIFKSVLQQIPARARCDELFQRLQSETSLEAILSGLAKHILSFFTTNQDLYRLLLYSSLSGHKEAEKVYRVIRGNLASFLKDQLDRLAMQKLASPGRSEITARCFIGMVFDCSLSDTLWKGYQRQTFKPEEVVANNIPIYVKGLSVE, translated from the coding sequence ATGAATAGCCAAGGCGGTTCACGAAAAGACCTGATCCTCAAACAAGCAACACAGTTATTCGCTGAGCAGGGTTATGACAAAACTACGGTCAGACATATCGCCACCGCCTGTGACATAACAGAGCCGGCTCTGTACCGCCATTTCGCTTCGAAGGATGATATTTTCAAGTCTGTACTACAGCAAATACCAGCCCGTGCTAGATGTGATGAGTTGTTTCAGCGACTCCAATCAGAAACTTCTCTGGAGGCCATACTCAGTGGTCTGGCCAAACATATTCTAAGTTTTTTCACCACCAACCAGGACTTATATCGCCTGCTACTCTATTCGAGCTTGAGTGGACATAAGGAAGCAGAGAAGGTCTACCGGGTGATCCGTGGCAACTTAGCATCGTTTCTGAAAGACCAACTTGATCGTCTGGCGATGCAGAAGCTGGCTAGTCCCGGTCGAAGCGAGATTACGGCTCGTTGTTTCATTGGTATGGTTTTCGATTGTTCATTATCAGACACCCTGTGGAAGGGGTATCAGAGACAGACGTTCAAACCTGAAGAAGTTGTTGCCAACAACATTCCCATTTATGTGAAAGGATTGAGTGTGGAGTGA
- a CDS encoding DmsE family decaheme c-type cytochrome — protein MTIANKAGPRFGTAVPIILLIVVGSVLCCAITSVGGVPDETCADCHDELVAAFEQTTHGTYFGEIGRMEGQSCESCHGSALEHVEEGEPESIINPAKHDEFGGTQLCLTCHDGHTFDNWMFSGHSAAGVTCADCHTVHQAHSSKTSTTTTELCYGCHTQVRAESFMPSRHPIAEGKMSCLDCHGVHGEDAPLAQNGTGRELCFGCHAEKEGPFVFEHAPVSEDCMMCHTAHGSVANNLLKQNEPALCLNCHPMHFHATVDGLDGSFTPPATAPDRTTMSTPDGWKTGMLTKCTQCHTTVHGTDLPSQSITTGGGALTR, from the coding sequence ATGACAATCGCTAACAAAGCTGGCCCAAGATTCGGGACAGCGGTCCCTATCATACTTCTCATTGTCGTGGGAAGCGTGTTGTGCTGTGCCATTACGTCTGTGGGTGGAGTGCCGGACGAAACATGTGCGGATTGCCACGACGAATTGGTCGCAGCCTTTGAACAAACGACTCACGGGACTTATTTTGGAGAAATAGGACGCATGGAGGGTCAGAGTTGTGAGTCTTGCCACGGTTCAGCGCTTGAGCACGTTGAAGAAGGTGAGCCAGAGAGTATCATCAATCCTGCCAAACATGATGAGTTTGGCGGCACCCAGTTGTGTCTTACTTGTCACGACGGACATACTTTCGACAACTGGATGTTCAGTGGTCACAGTGCCGCCGGAGTAACCTGCGCCGACTGTCACACAGTTCACCAGGCACACAGCTCCAAGACCAGCACGACGACCACCGAACTATGCTATGGTTGCCACACTCAGGTCCGCGCAGAGTCATTTATGCCTTCAAGACATCCCATTGCTGAAGGTAAGATGTCCTGTCTGGACTGCCACGGTGTCCATGGAGAAGATGCGCCGCTGGCGCAAAACGGGACTGGTCGAGAACTCTGTTTCGGCTGCCATGCTGAAAAGGAAGGTCCATTTGTCTTCGAGCACGCGCCTGTTAGCGAAGACTGTATGATGTGTCATACGGCCCATGGCTCAGTGGCCAACAACCTTCTCAAGCAGAACGAGCCGGCTCTGTGTCTCAATTGTCATCCGATGCACTTCCATGCCACGGTTGATGGCCTTGATGGGTCCTTCACGCCACCTGCCACCGCACCAGACAGGACCACCATGTCTACGCCGGACGGTTGGAAAACTGGCATGCTGACCAAATGTACACAGTGCCATACTACGGTTCATGGGACAGACCTGCCGTCCCAGTCAATTACAACCGGCGGCGGCGCCTTAACCAGATAG